A single Lactuca sativa cultivar Salinas chromosome 8, Lsat_Salinas_v11, whole genome shotgun sequence DNA region contains:
- the LOC111877543 gene encoding uncharacterized protein LOC111877543 produces MPANAITADALSASGLTSEKLSLPTLPSKTKCHPDCYETELTLIYSQFKSSVELFQQQAALNFTSVVSGGVGSDPTIAKDLGDLAMFLAHVTPLYPNQLLHYPKELVEFLSSSARVLPSSLRVTVTQALILLLNRKILAIKETLALFMELQILSDKPLKELASSHVIHSIRRMNQKHKNETENRALQSILFSMLQEEDEKKAMRSLVTVCDLHRRKIWFDDRTANAICWACFHPSSRIMIAALSFLLDYEKIEQDNDSDESSDEEEAIHQSHVVVSKEAIYKAKNTGATSSKKKKKAKLQRVIRSMKKQQRISSERNDNSNYYSPLNALKDAQGFAEKLFSQLQTCSERFEIKMMMVKVVARTIGLHQLLVLNFYPFLQKFVQPHQKDVTNLLSAAVQACHDMVPPDAVEPLFKQIVNQFVHNRSSTESIAVGLNVVREICLRIPLLMTEDLLQDLVLYKKSHEKAVSSAACSLISLFRGICPSLLIKKDRGRPTDPKAKPKAFGEVTVPSDVPGAELLLDDDVSNASDEDGESIDADISTDDGGLEFEEEEDDDEEMGSEEDEVSDDDDEEEVDGMCIDSRGSEKRKGQKRKFEDVDGEVDVANQSLRARKRLAGAKLEGEATTTDGILSNKDFQRIKELKAKKEAKVALANHGMLKKSSDLKSTTGFKVPTSPQLSLKRVDGFSLEANIRKKMTKEERKALIKAGREDGEKYQARAAIKQKKSGGLSNRQKEHKKAMPLAAKRSKVERSRRQKKLKAKTAGKQFRGQKAWK; encoded by the exons ATGCCGGCGAATGCAATCACGGCGGACGCGTTGTCGGCGTCTGGCCTAACGTCGGAAAAACTCAGCCTGCCTACGCTTCCATCAAAAACGAAATGCCACCCTGATTGCTACGAGACCGAGTTAACCCTGATTTACAGCCAATTCAAGTCGTCTGTCGAACTTTTTCAACAACAGGCGGCACTAAATTTCACCTCCGTCGTCAGTGGCGGCGTTGGAAGCGACCCTACCATTGCCAAAGACCTCGGTGACCTGGCCATGTTCTTGGCTCACGTTACGCCATTGTACCCTAACCAGCTCTTACACTACCCGAAAGAGCTCGTGGAATTTCTTAGTTCATCCGCTCGCGTGCTTCCATCTTCGCTTCGTGTCACTGTTACACAAGCTCTGATTCTTCTTCTTAATCGCAAG ATCCTTGCTATCAAGGAGACTCTTGCATTGTTCATGGAGCTTCAGATTTTGAGTGACAAACCTTTAAAAGAATTGGCATCCTCTCATGTCATTCATAGTATCAGGCGTATGAATCAGAAACACAAGAACGAAACAGAAAACAGAGCACTTCAAAGTATTTTATTCTCAATGCTACAG GAAGAGGATGAAAAGAAAGCAATGAGGTCACTTGTCACAGTATGTGATCTTCATAGGAGGAAGATCTGGTTTGATGATAGAACAGCCAATGCTATATGTTGGGCATGTTTCCACCCATCATCAAG GATTATGATTGCAGCTCTGTCATTTCTTCTTGATTATGAAAAAATTGAGCAAGACAATGACAGTGATGAGTcaagtgatgaagaagaagcaATCCATCAATCTCATGTTGTCGTGAGTAAAGAGGCTATTTACAAG GCCAAGAATACAGGGGCAACATCcagcaaaaagaaaaagaaagcaaAGTTGCAACGTGTGATACGTAGCATGAAAAAGCAACAACGTATCTCATCTGAAAGGAATGATAACTCGAACTACTATTCACCACTCAATGCTTTGAAAGATGCTCAGGGGTTTGCTGAGAAGCTATTCTCACAACTTCAAACATGTAGTGAACGTTTTGAG ATAAAAATGATGATGGTGAAAGTGGTTGCACGTACTATTGGACTTCATCAATTGCTTGTATTGAACTTTTATCCTTTTCTTCAAAAGTTTGTTCAG CCCCACCAAAAGGATGTGACAAACTTACTTTCAGCAGCTGTTCAAGCCTGTCATGATATG GTGCCACCTGATGCAGTTGAACCATTATTCAAGCAAATAGTTAATCAATTTGTGCATAATCGATCATCTACAGAG TCAATTGCTGTTGGGTTGAATGTTGTGCGTGAAATATGTTTGCGTATTCCTCTG TTAATGACAGAGGATTTGCTGCAAGATCTTGTGCTGTATAAGAAATCACACGAGAAGGCAGTTTCATCAGCAGCTTGTTCACTTATTTCATTGTTCAGAGGG ATTTGTCCTTCACTTCTGATAAAGAAGGATCGTGGTCGGCCAACTGATCCAAAAGCAAAGCCAAAAGCATTTGGTGAGGTTACTGTTCCCAGTGATGTCCCTGGGGCTGAGCTACTTCTGGATGATGATGTCAGCAATGCTTCTGATGAGGATGGTGAATCTATCGATGCTGACATCAGCACTGATGATGGAGGTTTggaatttgaagaagaagaagatgatgatgaagaaatgggAAGTGAAGAGGATGAAGtatctgatgatgatgatgaggaggaggtGGATGGGATGTGTATTGATTCAAGGGGATCTGAGAAAAGGAAAGGGCAAAAAAGGAAATTTGAAGATGTTGATGGAGAAGTTGATGTGGCAAATCAAAGTCTTAGGGCTCGTAAGAGACTAGCAGGAGCTAAATTGGAGGGTGAGGCAACAACAACAGATGGTATTCTCTCAAATAAAGATTTTCAGAGAATCAAAGAGCTAAAA GCAAAGAAGGAAGCAAAAGTTGCATTGGCGAATCATGGAATGTTGAAAAAATCTTCAGATCTGAAATCAACAACAGGCTTTAAGGTCCCAACTTCTCCTCAACTCAGTTTGAAAAGAGTTGATGGATTTTCGCTTGAA GCTAACATAAGAAAAAAGATGACAAAGGAGGAAAGGAAGGCTTTGATCAAAGCAGGAAGAGAAGATGGGGAAAAGTATCAAGCAAGAGCTGCTATCAAGCAGAAAAAG agtggTGGACTAAGCAATCGGCAAAAGGAACACAAGAAGGCAATGCCTTTGGCTGCCAAGAGATCAAAGGTGGAAAGATCTCGCCGTCAGAAAAAGCTCAAGGCCAAGACAGCTGGCAAACAGTTTCGTGGTCAGAAAGCATGGAAATGA